GCTGAAGGAAATCACCGCCGACCAAACTTCGCCGATAGATTCGATGGGCAGCGGCAGCCACAAGGTTTGGGTGAAGAGAAAAGAATAAATGCAAATATCTCTCAGAATATTTGTTAGTTTCAATTCTTTTTCGTATTTTTGCGGTGTGATTTAAATGGTAGTGTTATGACAACAGTAACAAGGGAACATCTTGAAGATGAGGTACTCAAGTCGATTCAGAAGAAAGCGGAGTCGATTATGCCGAAAGATGCCAAGGTTATCCTTTTCGGGTCAAGGGCCAGAAGGGATGCCAAGGCAGATTCCGACTGGGACATCCTTGTGCTTCTGAATAAGGATAAGATAGACGAGCAGGATCATGATAATTACACCTATCCTCTTTGGGAATTGGGATGGCAAATCAATCAGATGATTCACCCGATAGTGTATTCGATGAAGGATTGGAACAGCAAAAAAGGCAGTCCTTTTTATAATAACGTGGAAGAGGAAGGGGTGATGCTATGCTAGAGAGTCAACAACGTAGAGATCTTGTACGCTACAGGATAGAAAAAGCTTATAAGAGTTTTGAAGAGGCTAAAGGTGTGGCAAAATTGAAGTTTTGGAATTTGACGGGAAATCGTTTGTATTATACTGTATTCCATATGGCTTCTGCATTGTTACTTGACAAGGGCTTTACTGCAAAGACCCATGCCGGCGTAATACATTTAGTTGGAGAAAAATTTATTGCAACAGGTTTGTTGGATCGAACTTATGGAAAGTTGTTCTCTCGTCTTTATGAGCTTCGGCAGTCTGGTGATTATGATGATACCTTTGATGCTACAGAAGAGGAGGTTTTGCCGTATTTTGAGAAAGTAGAGAATTTTATCAAAGATATGGAAGCGTTGATTACTCATAAGTAAAACATGGGTAAATATTTAAAATGATAGTGTTTAATAATGGAGCAGATTACTATAGATTTTAAGAACGCTTTTGATTGTTCCAAGAAGGAAAAATCGAAGGTTTGTCGCTCTGGCTATGTACGTGTGGTTCGTTTTATGGATGATAAGAAGCATACTAGACCACAAGTGTATGAGGGCGATTTGTTGGAAGCTATTATGGATGTAAAGATGGGCAATGTCAAGAACTTCGATACATTGGAGGATATGATGAACTATCTAGAGGCTTAGACATGAGTATAAGATACCTGCTTTAGAAGTAAATCATCAACTATTTTATTGGGATTTGCAAGAAACTTTTCGATTTTCTTGCAAATCCCAATTCTTTTTTGTACTTTTGCAATCGTCTTGCCGTGGATGGCTGGCGATGAGTCGCTGGCTAGGTAAAAATCCATGGTTTGGCCTATTTTAAAATTGAAGACGTTTGCTTGACGTTTCTTCTGACCTTTCGAAACCTCGGAAATTTCATAAGCGTTCAGATGGAGACTGCGGTGGGCGTCTACCCACTGTGTATATACACATGGCATAGGTGTGCCCCTTCGTCTGAGGGGGTACGCCCTATGCTATCATATATATACCTGCTTGGCGTAGGCATCTGTTGCTTCTTATCCTTGACGCTGTGGTCCATTCCGAGGTACCTGAAAGGCAAGGATGAGGCTAAAGGTAATAAGATTCCTACGCCATCATTTTATAATAGCAATCCTGTATCTAATAATCTTCTCTACTTAGGGAGTCGGTGGAGCACGGAAAAGGGGGAGGAATGTACACCGTTATGGCGAAGAAAATGGATTTGGGTGCTTTGCGCCAACAGATATTAGAACTTCAGATAGATAAGGAGTTAAAGCATGATTTGTTGGAGGTTATTAATGAGAAGAAGCATTATGGACTTGTGTGGGAAGATAGCTCAGAAACAGCTTGGGATGACATGCAAGACCAACTTCCTGTTTTTGTTGAAGACGAAAGTAAACGTTTGGATTCTGCGCCAGAAGGTTCGCCTAACCATGTGTTGATAGAAGGTGATAACCTCAATGCTCTTGCTGCTCTTACTTATGCTTATGCAGGGAAGATTGATGTAATTTATATTGATCCTCCTTATAACACAGGTAATAAAGACTTTATCTACAATGACTCTTTTGTAGATAAAGATGATAGCTTTCGCCATTCCAAATGGTTGTCGTTTATGAGTAGAAGGTTAATTGTTTCTAAAAACTTACTTGCAGACAATGGAGTAATATTCATTTCTATTGATGATAATGAGCAAGCTCAGTTAAAACTTTTATGTGATAAGTTATTTGGAGCAAATAATAATATAGCACAATTTATTTGGAAAAAAAAGCAAGGAGGAGGTAACGATTCAAGTAATGTTGTTACGGAACACGAGTATGTGTTGTGTTATGCAAAACGTTTGTTAAATGGCAAAATAATAGGGCTCGATAGAAATTATCAATTGGATAAAGCTTTATATCCATACAAAGACGATAAAGGAGAATACGGATTGGTTACATTAGATAAGGCTTCTATTCAAATTAGTCAGTCCTTAATATATGAGATAATAGGTCCTGATGGGACAAAATATTATCCTCGTGTAGTTAAAGGAAAACAATCTTGTTGGCGATGGAGTAAAGCAAAAGTGGCAAAGCAATATAATGAACTTGTTTTTAAAAATGGAAAGGTATATACTAAATATTATAGACCTGAAGGTATTACGCCCAAGAGTCTTTTAATTGATGCAATTTATGGTCGAACGGAAAGTGGAAACGATGATATTAAAGAAATATTTGGTAATAAACCTTTTGGATATCCAAAACCATTGTTGTTGCTAAAACATTTGATATCAATAACAAAAGGAAAAGACTCCACTATCCTCGACTTCTTCGCTGGCTCAGGCACTACTCTCCACGCAACGATGCAATTGAACTCAGAAGACGGCGGTCATCGCAAATGTATCTTGGTGACCAACAACGAGAATAACATCTGCGAAAAAGTAACCTACGAGCGAAACAAACGAGTCATTAATGGTTATACGAACCAGAAGGGTGAAGAAGTCCCTGGCTTGACTCACAATAATCTTCGTTATTATAAAACGGAGTTTGTGCCTCGTGACCAAAGTAACTCCAAAAGTCGTCGAGCCTTGATGGCTTCTCTCGTTGACCTCCTCTGCATCAAGAACAATATCTATAAAGAGCAAGAAGCATTTGGAGGCAAGAAATTTAAGAAGAGCGTATTGCGCTATTTTAAGGATGAGGCTGGACAGATGCTTGTTGTCCTCGACGAGCGTGTAGTCAGTATCGTCATTCCGATGATAGCTGAGGTTGCGACCAAGCAGAATCCTTTGAAGGTTTATGTTTATAGTGATGGCGCATACGCATATGAGGACGAATTCCATAAAGTCATGCCTGTTATAGAACTGTGTGCCATGCCAGATGCTTTCTTGCAAGCTTTAGAAGGTAGAACGGATATTCTGCCAAAGCAAAAGTATAGTGAGGCTATGATGAAAGAGTTTCAGCAAAACGAGGAACTCGCCATGCAAAACGAGGAGGTTGTGAAAGAAGCTCTCAGCGATGACTATGATTATGTGTTGAAGGAGAAAGAAGATAATGTTACTAATGACATAATAGACTAAGGAGGTAACGAAAATGATAGAACTACGAGATTACCAGAAAAAGGCGGTGCGTGAACTGAAACAGAAGATGATTGACATGCTCAATGATTCTGAAGACCGCCAAAAGTTGATATTCAAGGCTCCTACAGGAGCAGGAAAGACGGTGATGGTGAGTACCTTGCTGGATGAGCTGACTCGTGACCTACCTATGAATGGGCAGTGCCGATATTCTCGTGTAGCATGGGTTTGGATTGCTCCTAACAAGTTGCATCAGCAGAGTTATCGCTCCATGCGCAATTTCTTTAGTGAACGAAGATCGTTGCGTCCTGTTATGTTTGATGAGTGTGATCATGTGGATGGTCTGCATCCTGGCGATGTGCTCTTTTTAAACTGGGAGAGCATCAATAAGGATAATGCCGTGATGATACGTGATAATGAGCAGAACCGCACGCTCTACGAACTGATACGAAAGACCAAGATAGAGCAGCATCTGCCAGTGGTGGTTATCATAGACGAGGAACACATGTTTGCAGGACGTAATGCCAAGAAAAGCGAGATGGTATTGCAAGCTATCCAGCCACACATAGAACTTCGTGTATCAGCAACGCCAGTCACCCAAAGCTATCATGCAGTTCTTGTGAAACGCCAAGATGTAATCAATGAAGAGATGATTAAGAAGGGCATAGAACTGAATCCGAATGTAAAGAGCAGTAAGGAACAATCGGAACTGACGGTTAACCAGCGACTCTTGAAGAAAGCACTTGACAAGCGCAAAGAGTTGGCTGAGGCTTACAAGGAATATGGTATCAATCCGCTGTTGCTCATTCAGTTGCCTAATGATAGCAGCGAATCTATGTCGTCGAAGGACAAGACCATCGCCGAGGAGATGCAAGCCTACTTAGAACAGGTTTGCGACATCAGCGTGGCAAATGGCAGGTTGGCTGTATGGCTATCAAAAGATAAATCGCCCAATCTTCAGAATATCACTCATTCTGATGATATTACCGAGGTGTTGCTGTTCAAGCAGGCCATAGCCTTGGGATGGGATTGTCCTCGTGCATCCGTCCTCCTGATATTCCGAGAATTGCAGAGCATGACCTTTACCACGCAGACCGTGGGACGTATCTTGCGTATGCCTGAACAGCATTTCTACCAAAATGAATGTTTGAACTATGGCTATGTTTATACAGATTTGGCGGCAGATATGATTAGCATTGTTGGTGATGACATGAACTATATCAGTACACTCTATGCCAACAGAAGACGGGATCTTCAAAACATTTTGCTTCTTTCTTCTTATAAGGATAAGCATGGGGCAACGAGAAATCGATTAGGTTCTCAATTCAGAAGTGTCTTTTATAAGACCATGGAACGTGAATGGGAGCAGAATCCTCTTCTACTGTTTTCGCCAGAGGATTTCTTCGAGGATGATGGCGAAGTGGAAGACCAGGACGAGGCAGAAAAGAAAGAGGCTGGCATGGATGAAAATATCAAGTTGAACCGTTATAATGCCAAGCGTCATGGTGTGCAGACTGATGTTTCCAGAATATTGGTCGCTATACCAAAGGATACGCCGATTACGGGTGATTCTGGTATTGTAGAGATAACTGACAAGGCCAGACTAGCTCTTAACGCTTCCGAACTGCAGAGCCTTTTCACTATGTTCTGTCGCAAAAATGTAGGTAATTTTTCTAAATTTGATAGTACACCAGTATTGCAGGGAGCTATAGAAAGTGCGTTAGAGGAGTATCTGCAGGTCTTTTCGATGGATGTTCCGAAGGTGGTGCTTTATCATCAGAACCGTCCCCGTTTTGAGGAGCTGATTCGTAAGGCTTTGGTTAGCTACGAGGCAATGATGAAGCGTGAAGCCAAGGATAAGGAGACAGAATATCAAGAGTCATTATGGCAGGTGCCGGAGACAAGACTTTACAATGCCGCAGCTGTAAAGACCACGGAGGGTGAGATTTTTAATCATGCTCTGTATCCATATTTTGAACAGTTTAAGGCATCAGGACCGGAACGGGAGTTTGCCCGTTGGTTGGATGAAAAAATGGAATATGTGGATTGGTGGTATAAGAATGGCGATGAGGGTAAGCAGCATTTCGCTGTGCCATATACTGATTCAGGAAATAGAGAACGTTGTTTCTATGTAGATTTCATCGTTAGATTAAAGTCTGGTACCATTTGTCTTTTTGATACCAAGACCCTAGGTAGCGATGAGGATGCTCCAGAAAAGAACAATGCCTTGATGCAATACATTGAAGCCTATCAGGCAAAGGGAAAGAAGATTGTGGGAGGTGTGCTTATCAAGGATGAAGGAACAGATAACTGGTATTATCCTGGAGGCATTATCGATAACACCGACAGTATAGATGGGTGGTCGGCATTGCATCTGGAAACCCTATAATATAATAAGGTAATCATATATAATAAGGTATGAAGAAAAGCTTGGACAGAACATTTCTGAATTATGGAATCAGGCAGGAAGACATGCAACTCATAGAGAGTGCATGCCAATCGGAGGGTATAGATGCTGAATGGCTCAAGGATTATATCCTCAAGCCTTTCCATGAAGAGCGTAATAACCAAAATGAGCCAAGTCTTGAGGAAAAGAAGGTGACAAGAATACTCAAGAAGGCTCTCAAAGAAATTAAGAAGTAATGAAACTGAAGCGTATCTACATAGAGAATTATAAGACTTACAGAAAGTTGGACTTGAACTTAGAGGTAACGAGCAATCGTCCCATCATCTTGATAGGTGGTGCCAACGGTTGTGGAAAAACTACGCTCTTCGATGCCATCTATTCTGCACTTTATGGATTGAAGATATCCAACAAGCGACAGTTTGAGGAAATCTTCAATTCGGGGGTGAAGAACGAGAGTGGTATAGAAGGCAAGACCATCATGCTGGAGATTACTTTCTCTGGGGTGGTGCTAGGACAGGAAACGCCCTATAGGTTGCGCCGTGCCTATAAGTTTGTTGATGGCAAAATACAGGAGAGCAATGTGCTCAATATGAATGGTAACAGTTATACTTATGGTACTGGTTCTACGGCTGTCAAACGCAGCACCAATGAAGCGATAGTCAACAAGATTATCTCTGCCAATCTGCCTGCTGAATTGAGTAACTATTTTCTCTTTGATGCTATGAAGACTTCCGACCTCGTGAAGGAAGAGCAAATCAACAAGCTCATCATGAAGAACATCAATTCGGTGATGGGTTTCAATAAATACACTCAGTTGCAAAATGCAGCCTCGGCTTATCTCGACGAGAAGAAGGCGGAACGCTTGGAGAACGAAAACCTGCGTGCCGAATACCTGAAACTGACCAAGCAGAAGGTGGAGATGGAAAGGGATGTGGCAAGTCTCAACGATGCTTACAACGATGCATTGAACTATGCCAACGACCACAAACAGCAATATGAGCAACTGAAAGATGGTAGAAACTCTGACGAGGTGATACGTGACAAGATGCGCCAGATAGAGGAGAGCATCAACTGTTACTATCAGAAGGAGAAGGAATACAGACAGGATGCCGAGGCTATCTCGAAGGACTTGGAACTGAGAGTCTTCCTGCCGAAAGTAGCCAACATCATCAGTACGGAAGTGGAACTCATTCTGAATGAGAAGGAGCAGGTAGCTTCGGCAAGGGGAAACATCTTGAACGACCAACAGATAGAAAAGGTGACGCAAGAAGTGGTGGAACTATTGAAAGCAAAGTATCCACAACTTGCCGAGGTGTCTATCTCGGAGATTATAGCTGAAATCAAAAAGGCACAAGATGCGAGCGAAGACTACAACGACAAGTTTAGCTATCTGAGCGACAAGGATGTCAGCGTGCTGAAGAATCTCGTGCAGCAATCCTATTCAAATCCTTATATAGCCCTGGATGAGCGACGTGAGAATTTGGATCTTGAACTGGTGGACATGCCAAAGAAAAAAGAGCAACTCGAAGAGTATAAGCGAGCCTTGACAGGAAGCGACTATAGCATCATCGAACTCTATGAGGCCAACGACCGAAGAATAGAGGAAATAAAAGCCAAGATAGCAGAGAAGAAAGTAAGCATCAAGGAACTGGAGAAGAAAATCTCCACTTACGATTATGATATGCCGCAAGTGCCAGATCCACAGTATGACATGCTTTGCAAGTTGCCTGGTTTCTTCAAGACCCTGTCGAGAAAATTGCTGCAAGCCAAGAAGGCGAGCATTGAACGTATGATGAAGGAGCAGTTGAACATCAACTTGGTGATTTATGCTGGCTATATCGGTAGGGTAGAATTGTCAGCCGATGATTCCGAGGAAATATCCTTCAAGATATTCCACAAGAATGGTAACGAGATTTATCTGAGCCAGTTGAATGCCGGTGCCAAGCAGACGGTGATGCAAGTACTTTTGAAAGTGCTGTATGAGTTGGGTGACTACGACCCGCCTGTGATGATAGACACCGTGATGGGTGTACTCGACAAGGAGAGCCGAGAGGTAATCATCAATCGATACTTCCCAGACTTGGCTCATCAAACTATTTTGCTCAGTACGGATACGGAGATCACTACCGAGACGGATTTCAAGAAAATCGTGGCATACGTGGCAAGGACCTATACCTTGCATAGAGACCAGGAACAACAGTGTACCACGGTAAGTGAGGATTACTTTGGATTACAAATTTACGATTTCTAGAAGAAATGAATGTACAAGATATAAAACTTGAGGGAATGAGAATTCTGGAGGGAACTCATGATTTGCTTGAAGAAGTGAAATATGCTATCGAGCAGAAACTAAACCTTTCGGATTACTCAGATATGGTTCGCCCTGTAGTACTGAACTTTACTACGGTTATGCGAATCTGCCTCCTCGTTGGATTGAGTGATAAGACGCCAAGGAGCAAGGCAAAGGTAGAGGAACTTCAAACCTCAGCTGGTATGCAGCCATTGGGTGGTTCGTTCTTTACCAAGTCGAACATAAAGGAAGTTTTCGTGGCTCTTATTAAAATGCGTTATTGCGACATTGATGCCGACTGGCAGAACTCAACGTTTCTGAGCAAGGTGCTCTTTAGCGAGATGATGAGAGGCAAGAACATCTTGATGGAAGAAGGTGGCATAGATGAGTGGTTGCACTACAGTCCGTTGCGAGGTGGCAAGTCGTTGATGGATATTCCTGAGCTGAATCTCTATGTCGGACAATACGAGAATGGCATGGATGCTGCCCTCGATATTAATAGTACAGCCATCGCCAATACGCAGATATTGGTGGCAGGAACTACTGGCTCTGGAAAGTCAAATTTGCTGGCTGTCCTTATCAACCAAATCAGAATGGCATCGGCTGATACCTACTATCCTGTCAACTTTCTCTTGTTCGATTACAAGGGGGAGTTCTCTGATCCAGCCCATGCCGATTGGCTGTCGAAGTTTGAGACCGATTCCTCTGCCATCTTGAATCCGATGGAGAAACCTTTGCCGTTTACTCCGTTCAAGGACTTTACTGGCAGACCTGTCAATGAAATCCACCTGTATTCCACGACCTTAGCAAATGCCATCTGTGCTATATCTTCCGCTAAGATTGGTGCTTTGATGGATAACAGACTGAGCGAAGCTATCATCAAAGCCTACAAGGCGAAGAACCAGAAACCAATCACCTTTCAGGAAGTTTTTGACCATTATACGATGTTGATGCCCGAGAAGAAACAGGGTAATATGGATAGTGTAAAATCAGTCTTAAACCAGTTGATTCTGAATAATATTTTTGCAGAGGAAGACAAGGTAGATTTGGTGAAAGGTTGTTATATTATCAATTTAGGAAAGTTTGACAAGGAAGGTATCATGGCAAAGGCTATCGTATATTTCGTGACATCTAAGTTGAACAATATCTATGAGCAACTGCCTCCACAGGCAAAGAATGAGGACAGGGTGGAACTACGCCATTTCACCATCATTGATGAGGCTCACTATATGCTTGGTTTCGAAAACAAGCCTTTACAGAACTTGATAGCTGTGGGTAGAAACAAGGGTATGAGCATCATCCTTGCTACACAGAATATGGATTCGTTTAAGAAAGCCTCTTTTGATTTCTATGCCAATGCCCAATATCCTCTCATTATGAAGCAACAGCAACAGAATGATGGAGTGTTGAAGGATTTGTTTGGTGTGAGTGGCATGGCTCTGCAGGAGCTGAAGCAAGCCATTGCTGGTTTACAGAAGGGTGAACTGATAACCAAGGATGCCCAGGCTATGACTCTCGGCATCGGCAAACATTGGAAGAAAATTAAGGTTACTCATCTTATTTGATAATGGATAAAGATATAGACTATTATCTGGGTGCTTTTGAAAAGATGAAAAGGGCGCTTATGCGGGGCGTAAAAGCTCCGCATAAGCCTCTTTTGCTCTTGGCTATTTTAAATCTCTGCCAGCGGGGGTTCATAAAAGATAATCATATCGTTCTTTCAAGTGAGTTGGTTGGGGAGTTTAAAAGGTTATGGAGATTGTATATTGGTGAACAGAATACAGTTGGTAGTATTTTTGTAGCAGAGGGTTTAGCCATGGATATACCTCATAGTTATCCTTTTAAATGTAGCATAGAGAATCCCTATTATCATTTGCAGCATGAACCCTTTTGGCGATTGGTAAAAAATGAAAAATGCAAAGAAAGTAAGTTTTATTCTAGCTTAAAGTCTTTGCGTGATGGTTTTGCTTATGCAGAAATAGACCAGGAATTATATGATTTAATGGTTAATAGAGAGTCTGCTGTAATACTGGAGTGTAAGCTTCGGGAACTCGTATAAATCAATCCCGAAGTATTTATGAATGCTTGTTGGTGATAAAAATATTATGCAAAGCTTTTGCCCTTACAGGGCGCATTGCTGATTGCTAGCATACCCAGGGTGCTGCCCTGGGCTAAGAGCTTTTGGGCCTTCAGCCCGTTTCAATCATACAGTTAGAGCTCTTTCCTTTATAGTTTTCTTTTGAATTGCCTTATCAGATATCTGGGACTTCTTCTCATATCCCATAAATCTACGAAAATGACGAGGTCGTTGGCTTCGTCGTAGCGATAGATAATCTTCCAATTCTCCTTGATAATCGCACTATGGTAAGGGCGGAGGTAAAGTGTTAATCTTATGCTAGCCATGGATATTGTGCAATTAGTTCTTTTTCAAATTCTTCTGCATCAATATATTGCCCATTCTCATACTCCGCCTCAATAGCTTCAATCCTAGCCACGGCTTCTTCTTCATTGGCCGGATGCCAGCCCACTGGAATCTTATTCCAGTCAATATCTTCTTCTGCACATTCATCTTCGGGAAGTGCTATGGCGGCATTTCCGTGATAGGCTGGTGCTGACTCTGCTACGAAAGCTGCATCTTCCTGCTCTTCTGGCAATGTATATCTTTTCTCTTTCATAAGCTTGCGTATTTAATCTGCTGCAAATATACGTTTTTTATCTTAATGATGCAAGAAAAAATGGAAAAACTTCTAATTTTAACAAAAATATAACGCATAATTTGTTGGGTATTCATAAAAAAATGGTAATTTTGCAACCAGTTGTTGAATACAAAGTTAATATTAAAAATAAGGAACTATGATTAGATTAAATGTATTTTTTGAGAAAAAGGAAGAGGTAAAGGTTGAGGAAATCAACGCTTTATGCAAGGAACTGGTAGAGAAGTCTTTGCAGGACCATGGCAATATTGCCTACGACTATTTCACCAGTGGAACTCGTAATGGGGTGATGATGATCTGCGAGACATGGGAGAACGAGGAAGTTCTGAAAGCTCACATGGCTTCTGAGCATTTCACTACATTGGTTCCAAAGATTGAAGCTCTTACCAAGAACGGCTTGAAACTGGAGCAG
The Segatella copri DNA segment above includes these coding regions:
- a CDS encoding nucleotidyltransferase domain-containing protein, coding for MTTVTREHLEDEVLKSIQKKAESIMPKDAKVILFGSRARRDAKADSDWDILVLLNKDKIDEQDHDNYTYPLWELGWQINQMIHPIVYSMKDWNSKKGSPFYNNVEEEGVMLC
- a CDS encoding HEPN domain-containing protein; the protein is MLESQQRRDLVRYRIEKAYKSFEEAKGVAKLKFWNLTGNRLYYTVFHMASALLLDKGFTAKTHAGVIHLVGEKFIATGLLDRTYGKLFSRLYELRQSGDYDDTFDATEEEVLPYFEKVENFIKDMEALITHK
- a CDS encoding site-specific DNA-methyltransferase encodes the protein MAKKMDLGALRQQILELQIDKELKHDLLEVINEKKHYGLVWEDSSETAWDDMQDQLPVFVEDESKRLDSAPEGSPNHVLIEGDNLNALAALTYAYAGKIDVIYIDPPYNTGNKDFIYNDSFVDKDDSFRHSKWLSFMSRRLIVSKNLLADNGVIFISIDDNEQAQLKLLCDKLFGANNNIAQFIWKKKQGGGNDSSNVVTEHEYVLCYAKRLLNGKIIGLDRNYQLDKALYPYKDDKGEYGLVTLDKASIQISQSLIYEIIGPDGTKYYPRVVKGKQSCWRWSKAKVAKQYNELVFKNGKVYTKYYRPEGITPKSLLIDAIYGRTESGNDDIKEIFGNKPFGYPKPLLLLKHLISITKGKDSTILDFFAGSGTTLHATMQLNSEDGGHRKCILVTNNENNICEKVTYERNKRVINGYTNQKGEEVPGLTHNNLRYYKTEFVPRDQSNSKSRRALMASLVDLLCIKNNIYKEQEAFGGKKFKKSVLRYFKDEAGQMLVVLDERVVSIVIPMIAEVATKQNPLKVYVYSDGAYAYEDEFHKVMPVIELCAMPDAFLQALEGRTDILPKQKYSEAMMKEFQQNEELAMQNEEVVKEALSDDYDYVLKEKEDNVTNDIID
- a CDS encoding DEAD/DEAH box helicase, whose amino-acid sequence is MIELRDYQKKAVRELKQKMIDMLNDSEDRQKLIFKAPTGAGKTVMVSTLLDELTRDLPMNGQCRYSRVAWVWIAPNKLHQQSYRSMRNFFSERRSLRPVMFDECDHVDGLHPGDVLFLNWESINKDNAVMIRDNEQNRTLYELIRKTKIEQHLPVVVIIDEEHMFAGRNAKKSEMVLQAIQPHIELRVSATPVTQSYHAVLVKRQDVINEEMIKKGIELNPNVKSSKEQSELTVNQRLLKKALDKRKELAEAYKEYGINPLLLIQLPNDSSESMSSKDKTIAEEMQAYLEQVCDISVANGRLAVWLSKDKSPNLQNITHSDDITEVLLFKQAIALGWDCPRASVLLIFRELQSMTFTTQTVGRILRMPEQHFYQNECLNYGYVYTDLAADMISIVGDDMNYISTLYANRRRDLQNILLLSSYKDKHGATRNRLGSQFRSVFYKTMEREWEQNPLLLFSPEDFFEDDGEVEDQDEAEKKEAGMDENIKLNRYNAKRHGVQTDVSRILVAIPKDTPITGDSGIVEITDKARLALNASELQSLFTMFCRKNVGNFSKFDSTPVLQGAIESALEEYLQVFSMDVPKVVLYHQNRPRFEELIRKALVSYEAMMKREAKDKETEYQESLWQVPETRLYNAAAVKTTEGEIFNHALYPYFEQFKASGPEREFARWLDEKMEYVDWWYKNGDEGKQHFAVPYTDSGNRERCFYVDFIVRLKSGTICLFDTKTLGSDEDAPEKNNALMQYIEAYQAKGKKIVGGVLIKDEGTDNWYYPGGIIDNTDSIDGWSALHLETL
- a CDS encoding AAA family ATPase; translated protein: MKLKRIYIENYKTYRKLDLNLEVTSNRPIILIGGANGCGKTTLFDAIYSALYGLKISNKRQFEEIFNSGVKNESGIEGKTIMLEITFSGVVLGQETPYRLRRAYKFVDGKIQESNVLNMNGNSYTYGTGSTAVKRSTNEAIVNKIISANLPAELSNYFLFDAMKTSDLVKEEQINKLIMKNINSVMGFNKYTQLQNAASAYLDEKKAERLENENLRAEYLKLTKQKVEMERDVASLNDAYNDALNYANDHKQQYEQLKDGRNSDEVIRDKMRQIEESINCYYQKEKEYRQDAEAISKDLELRVFLPKVANIISTEVELILNEKEQVASARGNILNDQQIEKVTQEVVELLKAKYPQLAEVSISEIIAEIKKAQDASEDYNDKFSYLSDKDVSVLKNLVQQSYSNPYIALDERRENLDLELVDMPKKKEQLEEYKRALTGSDYSIIELYEANDRRIEEIKAKIAEKKVSIKELEKKISTYDYDMPQVPDPQYDMLCKLPGFFKTLSRKLLQAKKASIERMMKEQLNINLVIYAGYIGRVELSADDSEEISFKIFHKNGNEIYLSQLNAGAKQTVMQVLLKVLYELGDYDPPVMIDTVMGVLDKESREVIINRYFPDLAHQTILLSTDTEITTETDFKKIVAYVARTYTLHRDQEQQCTTVSEDYFGLQIYDF
- a CDS encoding ATP-binding protein — translated: MRILEGTHDLLEEVKYAIEQKLNLSDYSDMVRPVVLNFTTVMRICLLVGLSDKTPRSKAKVEELQTSAGMQPLGGSFFTKSNIKEVFVALIKMRYCDIDADWQNSTFLSKVLFSEMMRGKNILMEEGGIDEWLHYSPLRGGKSLMDIPELNLYVGQYENGMDAALDINSTAIANTQILVAGTTGSGKSNLLAVLINQIRMASADTYYPVNFLLFDYKGEFSDPAHADWLSKFETDSSAILNPMEKPLPFTPFKDFTGRPVNEIHLYSTTLANAICAISSAKIGALMDNRLSEAIIKAYKAKNQKPITFQEVFDHYTMLMPEKKQGNMDSVKSVLNQLILNNIFAEEDKVDLVKGCYIINLGKFDKEGIMAKAIVYFVTSKLNNIYEQLPPQAKNEDRVELRHFTIIDEAHYMLGFENKPLQNLIAVGRNKGMSIILATQNMDSFKKASFDFYANAQYPLIMKQQQQNDGVLKDLFGVSGMALQELKQAIAGLQKGELITKDAQAMTLGIGKHWKKIKVTHLI
- a CDS encoding putative quinol monooxygenase, whose product is MIRLNVFFEKKEEVKVEEINALCKELVEKSLQDHGNIAYDYFTSGTRNGVMMICETWENEEVLKAHMASEHFTTLVPKIEALTKNGLKLEQFTF